From one Primulina eburnea isolate SZY01 unplaced genomic scaffold, ASM2296580v1 ctg1329, whole genome shotgun sequence genomic stretch:
- the LOC140820672 gene encoding uncharacterized protein, whose protein sequence is MNCLIWNIRGLRGSESQQRLHAFVKEKQIKVLAVLEPMIDLDPRFMTRRLGFSGVISNLSGHIWVFFAADVRAECVFDHAQFLHIRVSASFLPTEIFCSFVYARCDYVQRRDLWASLLLVKPVLGPWLVGGDFNVVRDASECLGSRGGRLLPMEEFNTFILDSGLIDAGFEGSSFTWTNKTIWKRLDRVLVSIDWGDHFSSIRVEHLARTVPDHCPLLVTAPVFARGPSSFRFQRMWVRHHGFLQTVRLNWNLPCSLSGMPRLFAKMKRLKHHLRWWNRDIFGNIFDRLTEAERAVRAAETVCEADPSDVNWTLLSDRNEDLARITAMEADFWKQKAACHWLEDGERNTRLFHNMVRKKRVVNKIFRIWENGVCLTSQDLIQQSGALFFQDLLTGEPSALDCPDFSGFPSVISAVENDGIAAIPSLEEVRATVFSIHPDSVAGPDGFSSAFFQHCWEIVHQDVFGAVLDFFRGSPMPQGFTATTITLIPKVEGARAWSDFRPISLCNVTNKIISKLLYSRLRDVVEKLISPNQSGFVPGRMISDNILLAQELTHSITLPTRGGNVILKLDMAKAYDRVQWPFLFDVLRHFGFSERVVALVSACISHCHFSVNINGSLSGFFGSTRGLRQGDPLSPLLFVLGAEYLSRGLDRLYLQLPELRYRSDCDILISHLAYADDVIIFASGGSRGMQRLVDFLHHYENCSGQRVNAAKSSLILPPRCSGRLRSRLLRITGFAEGHLPLKYLGVPLFRGNRTCSLFEPLLQSVRRKLEGWELRTLSPGSRMTLIRSVLLSMPIYLFQVVQPPLAVMEKLERVFNAFLWGSRPLDRKWHWARWSRACLPVLEGGLGFRRLKDLVECFSIKLWFRFRQGSSLWARFLFRKYCRLDAPACVPARASISPIWRRLLRIRPRAEPGIRWRVGLGDVSFWDDTWFGDVPLSSWCVVRGGRDVRVSHFLSEGSWDFDRLCAVVAPSVAEEIVLIPVLSGEPDLARWIHSSDGVFSVRSAWELIRQRAPSSDIFRPRWGSWLRPTMSFFLWRFWHQWLPVDEVLQRRGFALASRCQCCDMAETFTHIFIRSPVARSVWHFFGAVFRVRIPDTEDFNLFLSAWKRDLVWSRGGHVREFLPCIVLWFLWTARNDSKHRHLPVSGETVKYQILSYLRLAHSARTVKPRHWLGVFHVARSMGISVALHRLHRTAIVRWLRPPSGCFKLNVDGSSRGVSGDSAAGGVVRDDSGRVVLSFSEFIGAGSSLRAELWAVWRGLLLCSDHSFFPLWIELDSLTSIQLIRSRRCCWGLDHIVSRILVLLLRGLLFSPVLPVWCEWAQTLAHYMFGLLGIGWALALTLLVLFFGPLVFPGALFLFGPLLGPLLVPGGRLLQFLLARRLSSFTGVYWMSWWFQGFVPDDPLHCYDTFVRFILQMLDLFCSGWIAIFILLFYRHCTVISWPYLILTAGIHIVTRFQIRVVLAYWILQGDGLEMRTSSWILHSSPSYHLVFIGVWTLSAARI, encoded by the exons ATGAATTGCCTAATCTGGAATATCCGGGGACTTCGAGGTTCGGAGTCCCAGCAGAGGCTTCATGCCTTTGTGAAGGAGAAACAGATTAAGGTTTTGGCTGTTTTGGAGCCCATGATTGATCTGGATCCGAGATTCATGACTCGCCGTTTGGGGTTTTCTGGAGTCATCTCTAATCTCTCCGGTCATATTTGGGTATTTTTTGCTGCTGATGTGAGGGCGGAGTGTGTTTTTGATCATGCTCAGTTCCTTCACATCAGAGTCTCTGCCTCCTTCTTACCGACAGAGATTTTTTGTTCGTTTGTCTATGCCAGATGTGATTATGTTCAGCGTAGGGATCTTTGGGCTTCCTTGCTTTTGGTTAAGCCTGTTTTGGGTCCCTGGCTGGTTGGGGGCGACTTTAATGTCGTCAGGGATGCGTCTGAGTGCCTGGGCTCCCGTGGTGGTAGGTTGCTACCCATGGAGGAGTTCAACACTTTTATTCTTGATTCTGGCCTGATCGATGCTGGTTTTGAGGGGTCTTCGTTCACCTGGACGAATAAGACCATTTGGAAGCGGTTGGACAGGGTCTTGGTTTCTATTGATTGGGGAGACCATTTCAGCTCGATTCGGGTTGAACATCTCGCTCGTACTGTCCCGGATCACTGTCCGCTTTTGGTCACCGCTCCTGTTTTTGCCCGTGGGCCGAGCTCGTTTCGCTTCCAGCGTATGTGGGTTCGGCACCATGGTTTTTTGCAGACTGTGAGGCTTAACTGGAATCTACCCTGTAGTCTGAGTGGCATGCCTCGGCTTTTTGCCAAGATGAAGCGTCTCAAGCATCACCTCCGGTGGTGGAATCGGGATATTTTTGGTAACATCTTTGATAGACTCACTGAGGCTGAGAGGGCTGTTCGTGCAGCCGAGACTGTTTGTGAGGCCGACCCTTCTGACGTGAATTGGACTTTACTGTCCGATCGCAATGAGGATCTGGCCCGTATCACCGccatggaggcggatttttggAAACAGAAAGCGGCTTGCCATTGGCTTGAGGATGGTGAGCGGAACACCAGACTCTTCCATAACATGGTGAGGAAAAAGCGCGTTGTGAATAAGATTTTCCGCATTTGGGAGAATGGGGTCTGCCTGACGTCTCAGGATTTGATTCAGCAGTCGGGAGCCTTGTTTTTCCAGGATCTTCTTACCGGGGAGCCCTCTGCGCTCGATTGCCCTGATTTTTCGGGTTTTCCCTCGGTCATCTCTGCTGTGGAGAATGATGGTATTGCTGCGATTCCCTCTTTGGAGGAGGTCCGCGCGACCGTCTTCTCCATTCACCCTGATAGTGTTGCTGGCCCTGATGGCTTTTCTTCGGCGTTCTTCCAGCATTGCTGGGAGATTGTCCATCAGGATGTTTTTGGTGCTGTTCTTGATTTTTTCCGGGGTTCCCCTATGCCCCAAGGTTTTACTGCCACCACGATCACTCTGATTCCCAAAGTCGAGGGTGCACGTGCTTGGTCGGACTTCCGTCCGATCAGCCTGTGCAATGTCACGAACAAGATCATCTCGAAGCTGTTGTACTCTCGGTTGAGGGATGTGGTGGAGAAGCTTATTTCCCCGAATCAGAGTGGCTTCGTTCCTGGTCGGATGATCTCTGATAATATTCTTCTTGCCCAGGAGCTCACTCACAGCATTACTCTCCCCACTCGTGGTGGTAATGTCATCTTGAAGTTGGATATGGCCAAGGCCTATGATAGGGTCCAGTGGCCTTTCCTTTTTGACGTCTTGAGACATTTTGGTTTTTCAGAGCGTGTTGTGGCTCTGGTCTCCGCCTGTATCTCCCATTGTCATTTCTCCGTGAACATCAATGGATCTCTATCGGGGTTTTTTGGTTCCACTAGAGGCCTCCGGCAGGGTGATCCATTGTCTCCCCTTCTCTTCGTTCTGGGGGCGGAGTATCTTTCTCGTGGTCTTGACCGCCTCTACCTGCAGCTTCCTGAGCTGAGGTATCGTTCTGATTGTGACATTTTGATTTCCCATCTGGCTTATGCTGATGATGTCATTATTTTTGCCAGTGGTGGGTCTCGTGGTATGCAGCGCCTTGTCGATTTTCTGCATCACTACGAGAACTGTTCGGGGCAGCGTGTGAATGCTGCCAAGAGTTCTTTGATTTTGCCTCCGAGGTGCTCTGGGCGCCTCCGCTCCCGGCTTTTGCGCATCACCGGGTTCGCCGAGGGTCATCTGCCCCTCAAGTACCTAGGAGTTCCCCTTTTTCGGGGTAATCGCACGTGCTCCCTTTTTGAGCCCCTCCTACAGTCTGTTCGTAGGAAGTTAGAGGGTTGGGAGCTTCGGACCCTCTCCCCGGGTAGCCGCATGACCCTGATACGTAGCGTACTCCTCTCCATGCCGATTTATCTGTTTCAGGTGGTTCAGCCACCTCTGGCTGTCATGGAGAAGCTTGAGCGGGTGTTTAATGCCTTCCTCTGGGGGTCGAGACCTTTGGATAGGAAATGGCACTGGGCCCGGTGGTCCCGGGCTTGCCTCCCCGTGCTTGAGGGGGGTCTTGGATTCCGCAGATTGAAAGATCTCGTGGAATGCTTTTCTATAAAATTATGGTTCAGATTTCGGCAGGGCTCCTCTCTATGGGCTAGATTCCTTTTTCGGAAGTATTGCCGGCTGGATGCTCCTGCCTGTGTCCCCGCCCGTGCTTCTATTTCCCCCATTTGGCGACGTCTCCTCAGGATCCGCCCTCGCGCGGAGCCTGGCATTCGCTGGCGAGTTGGTCTCGGAGATGTTTCCTTTTGGGATGACACTTGGTTTGGGGACGTTCCTTTGTCCTCCTGGTGTGTGGTCCGCGGGGGCCGTGATGTTCGGGTCTCTCATTTTCTGTCTGAGGGGTCCTGGGATTTCGATCGACTTTGTGCTGTTGTTGCTCCTTCGGTTGCCGAGGAGATAGTTTTGATTCCTGTTCTTTCGGGAGAGCCTGATCTGGCTCGATGGATCCATAGCTCCGATGGTGTTTTTTCCGTGAGATCTGCTTGGGAACTGATCCGTCAGCGTGCTCCGTCTTCTGATATTTTCCGCCCGCGTTGGGGGAGCTGGTTGAGGCCTACCATGTCGTTCTTCCTCTGGAGATTCTGGCATCAGTGGCTCCCAGTTGATGAGGTGCTCCAGCGCCGGGGTTTTGCGTTAGCCTCGAGATGTCAGTGTTGTGATATGGCTGAGACATTCACACACATATTCATTCGCAGCCCGGTTGCTCGATCTGTCTGGCACTTCTTTGGCGCCGTGTTTCGGGTTCGTATTCCCGACACTGAGGATTTCAATTTGTTCCTCAGTGCGTGGAAGAGAGATTTGGTCTGGTCCCGGGGGGGCCATGTGCGGGAGTTTCTCCCCTGCATTGTTCTGTGGTTCCTCTGGACTGCGCGGAACGATTCTAAGCATCGTCATCTCCCTGTTTCTGGGGAGACGGTGAAGTACCAGATTTTGTCTTACCTACGTCTCGCCCACTCTGCGCGTACTGTCAAGCCCAGACATTGGCTGGGTGTGTTTCATGTGGCGAGATCGATGGGTATTTCGGTTGCTCTCCATAGATTACATAGGACGGCGATTGTTCGCTGGCTGCGACCGCCGTCCGGGTGCTTCAAGCTTAATGTCGATGGGAGCTCGCGTGGTGTATCTGGGGACTCTGCTGCTGGTGGCGTTGTTCGGGATGATTCCGGGAGGGTTGTGCTCTCATTCAGCGAGTTCATTGGAGCTGGGTCTTCTCTCCGGGCTGAGCTTTGGGCGGTTTGGAGGGGTCTTCTCCTTTGTTCTGATCATTCATTTTTTCCTCTTTGGATCGAGCTTGATTCATTGACTTCTATTCAGCTCATTCGTTCCCGTCGATGTTGCTGGGGTCTTGATCACATTGTCTCCAGGATTCTG GTACTGTTACTTAGGGGGCTTCTATTTTCCCCCGTTTTGCCAGTCTGGTGTGAGTGGGCCCAGACACTCGCACACTACATGTTTGGTCTCCTCGGGATTGGGTGGGCTCTCGCACTTACCCTCTTGGTGCTTTTCTTTGGTCCTCTCGTATTCCCTGGAGCGTTATTTCTGTTTGGGCCTCTCTTGGGTCCACTTCTGGTCCCTGGCGGGCGTTTACTGCAGTTTCTCCTTGCCCGCCGTCTCAGTTCTTTTACAGGAGTTTACTGGATGTCGTGGTGGTTCCAGGGATTCGTTCCGGACGATCCTCTTCATTGCTATGATACCTTCGTCAGATTTATACTTCAGATGCTGGATCTTTTTTGTTCTGGCTGGATTGCGATCTTCATTTTGCTCTTCTATCGTCATTGTACAGTGATTTCCTGGCCTTATCTTATTTTGACTGCTGGGATTCATATAGTTACTCGATTTCAGATTAGAGTCGTTTTGGCATATTGGATTCTTCAGGGTGATGGCTTAGAGATGAGAACTTCTTCATGGATTCTGCACTCATCTCCCAGTTATCATTTGGTCTTCATTGGCGTGTGGACTCTTAGCGCAGCTCGTATTTGA